A genomic region of Desulfosarcina ovata subsp. ovata contains the following coding sequences:
- a CDS encoding glycosyltransferase, with product MKFNFVFLGINKWLNENKLQSINDVRFVDDRIFKTGKEAYILKTFKIMQNTTLNLTLSESLEKNAINIIHRDDFSPKMSIDNFIICARVDREPAFSAQVEILQNGLHADGKKRFFITHWPIDGIIPRDPKSNDIKRLSFFGKKCHVSPELNSEKFKDFCEKHGLKFTIHEDNWTDYHSTDVVIALRDGFPFYLDSKASHKLVNSWIACVPAILNPEYGYKEIINETEDAIFVNSLDELIKALKAMLDSPEQYIKIVNNGKKRANEFSFEKISKEWETLLKHIEKYNYPRWKNMSYLYKITCYKFAIFRSIIWGIQVTQYPNTWLRNIKSYIRIFIAAPILCIRHLKFHHSHRLHKNRYN from the coding sequence ATGAAATTCAATTTTGTTTTTTTGGGTATTAACAAATGGTTGAATGAAAATAAACTACAATCGATTAACGATGTTCGTTTCGTTGACGATAGGATATTCAAAACTGGAAAAGAAGCCTACATACTAAAAACCTTTAAAATTATGCAAAACACTACTTTAAATTTAACACTTTCGGAAAGTTTAGAAAAAAACGCAATAAACATAATCCACCGAGATGATTTTTCACCAAAAATGTCAATTGATAATTTTATTATTTGCGCACGTGTTGATAGGGAACCAGCATTCTCAGCACAAGTTGAGATCTTACAGAATGGACTGCATGCAGATGGTAAAAAAAGGTTCTTTATAACACATTGGCCGATTGATGGTATAATACCTCGAGATCCAAAAAGCAATGATATAAAACGTTTATCTTTTTTTGGTAAAAAGTGTCATGTTTCTCCAGAACTTAATTCCGAAAAATTTAAAGACTTTTGTGAAAAACATGGCCTAAAATTTACAATACATGAAGACAACTGGACAGACTACCACTCTACCGATGTTGTAATTGCTCTACGTGATGGATTTCCATTTTATCTTGATAGTAAAGCTAGCCATAAATTAGTGAATTCCTGGATTGCCTGTGTGCCTGCAATTCTTAACCCAGAGTATGGATATAAAGAAATAATTAATGAGACTGAAGACGCAATATTTGTTAACTCACTTGATGAACTGATTAAAGCATTAAAAGCAATGCTCGATTCTCCAGAACAATATATTAAAATTGTAAATAATGGAAAAAAAAGAGCTAATGAATTTTCATTTGAAAAAATTTCCAAAGAATGGGAAACACTTTTAAAACATATTGAAAAATATAATTATCCCCGCTGGAAGAATATGAGTTATCTGTATAAAATAACTTGTTATAAGTTCGCTATTTTTCGCTCAATTATTTGGGGTATACAAGTAACTCAATATCCAAATACTTGGTTAAGAAACATTAAAAGCTACATTAGGATTTTCATTGCAGCTCCAATTTTATGCATAAGGCATTTAAAATTCCATCATTCACACCGGTTACACAAAAATAGATATAACTGA
- a CDS encoding O-antigen ligase family protein, with translation MQTNIENLYSLKIRSVWEVFKHDSFAFKMACLYLFFEYVRPQTLVPYLDVYSSWAQSFIILAFIGWIFEGEDKKIHWSGITTNVFFYLFIVILSSYYAIWPEISWNKFNDYFSWVVIFFVLTQVVTTRERFYIILLIFLLSSFKLSFFGARTWAMRGFAFTKWGLMGPQGFFQNSGELSIQMVVFAPIALFFTIGIKDHLKKWKTKLLYLMPITAVMTVLGASSRGGQIALFSQIFMLIGISKHRLKILIATIAILMISYQLLPNQQKVRFEDMGKDDTSIQRLLYWKHGLQMIKEHPLLGVGYYNFVPYYKLHYNEDIIIPHHAKLGIVELPHNIFIQIGTDTGFTGLTIYFGLIIMAFYHTSKIGKEAVMANDLFIYKLTKGMNLALVGYLVAGQFVSVAYYPFFWMHITFVAIIDAMWKNERRIAQFL, from the coding sequence ATGCAAACTAATATAGAGAATCTTTATTCTTTAAAAATTAGAAGTGTTTGGGAAGTTTTTAAGCATGATAGTTTTGCTTTCAAAATGGCATGCCTGTATTTATTTTTCGAATATGTTCGCCCTCAAACTTTGGTGCCCTATCTTGATGTCTATTCATCATGGGCACAATCATTCATCATCTTAGCTTTCATTGGTTGGATTTTTGAAGGAGAAGATAAAAAAATACATTGGTCTGGGATAACAACCAATGTATTTTTTTATTTGTTTATTGTAATTCTATCATCTTATTACGCCATTTGGCCTGAAATTTCATGGAATAAATTTAACGATTACTTCAGTTGGGTAGTGATATTTTTTGTATTAACGCAGGTTGTTACAACACGAGAACGTTTTTACATTATACTATTAATATTTTTGCTTTCAAGTTTCAAACTTTCTTTTTTTGGAGCGCGGACTTGGGCGATGCGAGGTTTTGCATTCACAAAATGGGGCTTGATGGGCCCTCAAGGATTTTTTCAGAATTCCGGAGAACTTTCGATTCAGATGGTTGTCTTTGCACCTATTGCTCTTTTTTTCACCATTGGCATCAAAGATCATCTCAAGAAATGGAAAACCAAGCTGTTATATCTCATGCCAATAACTGCTGTGATGACTGTACTCGGAGCTAGCTCAAGAGGAGGGCAAATAGCACTGTTTTCCCAAATTTTTATGTTGATAGGTATTTCTAAGCACCGCCTCAAGATATTGATTGCCACTATTGCAATTTTAATGATTAGTTATCAATTGCTACCAAATCAACAAAAAGTTAGATTTGAAGATATGGGAAAGGATGATACGTCTATACAGAGACTACTTTATTGGAAACATGGCTTGCAAATGATTAAAGAACATCCCTTGTTAGGCGTTGGTTATTATAATTTTGTACCTTATTACAAGCTTCACTATAATGAAGATATTATTATACCACATCATGCAAAATTGGGCATTGTTGAGTTGCCACATAATATATTTATTCAGATTGGAACTGATACTGGCTTTACTGGGCTTACTATCTATTTTGGGTTAATAATTATGGCTTTTTACCATACATCAAAAATCGGTAAAGAGGCAGTAATGGCCAACGATTTATTTATTTATAAATTGACAAAAGGAATGAATCTGGCACTTGTGGGATATCTTGTCGCTGGTCAATTTGTCTCTGTAGCTTACTATCCATTTTTTTGGATGCATATTACTTTTGTAGCAATAATTGATGCCATGTGGAAAAATGAACGTAGGATAGCTCAATTTTTATAA
- a CDS encoding glycosyltransferase family 4 protein, translating to MINILHAIDTGGPGGAETVFINLVTGLEKHNCRSHAVIPRKGWVHEQLNDRGVVPIIVKSKGGFSFKYLYHLIRIIKSKKIDIVLSHLFGSNVYCSLAGLICRVPVISVFHGFVDTSENESLVDFKFRLINWGSKHIVFVSDQLKAHYQQHTIVSRKKSITIYNGIDTDVFKPAKADNVRKELGFTNDNIVFGSIGNIRPAKGYDILIVAATQVIKEFPQCRFIIAGQGSGKLYESLLKKIKDLNLRDYLTFIGFRGNVANVLNNFDAFVLPSTTEGFSISTIEAMACGIPIVVTKSGGPEEIVDSGINGIMVNANSVESLVIGLREIVTQYDKAKGRAVTAIDDVNTKFNIQSMIMKYLSLLLTNK from the coding sequence ATGATCAATATTCTGCACGCCATCGATACCGGCGGGCCGGGAGGAGCGGAAACGGTCTTTATCAACTTGGTGACCGGGCTGGAAAAACACAATTGTCGTTCCCATGCGGTGATTCCTCGCAAGGGGTGGGTGCATGAACAGCTGAACGATAGAGGCGTCGTTCCAATCATAGTCAAGTCCAAGGGTGGATTCAGCTTTAAGTACCTGTATCATCTCATAAGAATAATTAAATCGAAGAAGATTGACATCGTCCTATCGCACTTGTTTGGATCCAATGTCTATTGCAGTCTGGCCGGGTTGATTTGCCGGGTACCGGTCATTTCCGTATTTCACGGATTTGTGGACACCAGTGAAAACGAATCGTTGGTCGATTTCAAGTTCAGATTGATCAATTGGGGATCGAAGCATATTGTCTTCGTCTCTGATCAATTGAAAGCGCATTATCAACAACACACAATTGTATCCAGAAAAAAAAGCATAACCATCTATAACGGAATCGACACAGATGTATTTAAGCCTGCCAAGGCAGATAATGTCCGAAAGGAACTTGGATTTACAAACGATAATATTGTTTTCGGATCTATCGGCAATATTCGTCCGGCAAAGGGGTATGATATTCTCATTGTCGCCGCAACTCAGGTTATCAAAGAATTCCCTCAATGTCGGTTCATTATAGCAGGTCAAGGTTCCGGTAAGCTGTATGAAAGTTTATTAAAGAAGATCAAAGATCTCAATTTAAGAGATTATCTGACATTTATTGGTTTTCGGGGAAATGTTGCGAATGTATTGAATAATTTTGACGCTTTTGTCCTGCCATCAACGACTGAAGGCTTTTCCATCTCTACCATTGAAGCCATGGCTTGTGGTATCCCAATAGTGGTTACCAAAAGCGGAGGTCCTGAAGAGATCGTTGATTCTGGGATAAATGGAATTATGGTGAATGCTAATTCAGTTGAAAGCCTTGTTATAGGGTTGAGAGAAATAGTAACACAATATGACAAGGCTAAAGGAAGAGCTGTAACAGCGATTGATGATGTAAATACGAAGTTCAATATTCAATCCATGATAATGAAATATCTATCTTTATTACTAACTAATAAATGA
- a CDS encoding ATP-grasp domain-containing protein, translating into MAKKLTILVTDGENRSSLAVTRSLGKCCHKIIVSSKIKTSISASSKYCFKSYILSDPLSTPKDYSNEVIHLIRRESVDVVYPMTEATIYALNNVRKEIEARCILASVEADQFDTISNKFELFQRAKQMGLSIPETLFVQSKYDLKTKIDQINHFPVVVKPGRSKIKKGNSYISASVRYARSKGELIRLYDTIEALDYPSMIQEKIQGPGTGLFTLFDEDKHLALFSHQRIREKPPSGGVSVVCQSVPIDPEMAEASNRLLASVKWRGVAMVEFKRDLTDGQAKLMEINGRFWGSLQLAISSGVDFPLLLLDYLHEVRQTTHQIKYQAGLKLKWLLGTLDHLLIRLKTPRPIATDSGALSYRFDSLMDFLRIYDRMTTFDVLKLDDMKPFISEVRQYVKDLL; encoded by the coding sequence ATGGCTAAAAAACTAACTATTCTCGTAACAGACGGAGAAAATCGATCATCATTGGCGGTTACCCGTTCTCTTGGAAAATGTTGCCACAAGATTATTGTATCTTCAAAGATAAAAACCTCTATTTCAGCATCCTCTAAATATTGCTTCAAGAGTTATATCCTTTCTGATCCTCTATCAACGCCAAAAGATTATTCTAATGAGGTCATTCACCTGATACGGCGGGAATCCGTTGATGTGGTCTATCCCATGACCGAGGCCACAATCTACGCACTCAACAATGTGCGCAAAGAAATAGAGGCAAGGTGCATTCTGGCATCAGTTGAGGCAGATCAATTCGATACCATTTCAAATAAGTTCGAGCTGTTTCAACGCGCCAAGCAGATGGGCCTATCCATACCTGAAACCCTTTTTGTACAGAGTAAATATGATCTGAAGACCAAGATTGATCAGATTAACCATTTTCCGGTAGTGGTCAAGCCCGGTCGTTCCAAAATAAAAAAGGGAAACTCCTACATATCAGCATCTGTCCGGTATGCCAGATCCAAAGGGGAGTTGATACGCTTGTACGATACAATCGAGGCGCTGGATTATCCCTCCATGATCCAGGAAAAGATCCAGGGGCCGGGTACGGGGCTGTTCACCTTGTTTGACGAAGACAAGCACTTGGCCTTGTTTTCCCATCAGAGAATCAGGGAGAAGCCGCCGTCCGGCGGCGTTAGCGTGGTCTGCCAAAGCGTTCCCATCGATCCTGAGATGGCCGAGGCTTCAAACAGGCTGCTGGCTTCGGTTAAATGGCGGGGCGTCGCAATGGTGGAGTTCAAAAGGGATCTAACTGACGGCCAAGCCAAATTGATGGAAATCAACGGACGTTTTTGGGGATCATTGCAATTGGCCATTTCGTCAGGTGTGGATTTTCCGCTCCTGCTGCTCGACTATCTGCATGAAGTTAGGCAAACAACACATCAAATAAAGTATCAGGCAGGGTTGAAGCTGAAATGGTTACTAGGCACCCTGGATCACCTCCTGATTCGACTGAAAACGCCTCGCCCGATTGCGACGGATAGTGGGGCACTCAGTTATCGATTCGATTCGTTGATGGACTTCCTCCGGATCTACGACCGAATGACCACCTTCGACGTTTTAAAATTGGATGATATGAAACCTTTTATATCCGAGGTACGACAATATGTTAAGGACCTGCTATGA
- a CDS encoding GNAT family N-acetyltransferase, which translates to MEKRIEIVKNIDDILKKKNEWNQLLERSAISNVFLTWEWCVAWIYTYIQDFNDLFIIFLYIENELYGIAPFYLKYESIGITKVKKLLFIGTPYAGSDYMEIIQKKGKEKIVTDLLYNFLMNEGKHFWNKIDFIDVPSDSLFLMHFSNNIEHDGKYYELKKASYSPIATISSNEEKFFLKMSKSFRKKFKQDVRVFHRNNTARHHTRSDKIVSSDIIKYFRFYKKMTDYESEKFKQLLIKYNKLCPDHAIIQIDYLEVDNRDVAALLHLRYKNILSMYLMVIDKYYNPKISLGNIIVGLSIKNEINSEITEYDFLKGEESYKFHWSNKGKRSVSIKFWQDCTICKISALIEESKNIGKLILR; encoded by the coding sequence ATGGAAAAAAGAATTGAAATCGTTAAGAATATAGATGATATTCTCAAAAAAAAGAATGAATGGAACCAACTTCTAGAACGTTCTGCAATTTCTAATGTATTCTTAACCTGGGAGTGGTGTGTTGCATGGATTTATACTTATATACAAGATTTTAATGACCTATTCATCATATTTCTATACATCGAGAATGAACTTTACGGGATAGCACCTTTCTATCTTAAATATGAAAGTATTGGAATAACCAAAGTAAAGAAACTTCTTTTCATCGGAACACCATACGCTGGTTCGGATTATATGGAAATTATACAAAAGAAAGGAAAAGAAAAGATAGTCACCGACTTGTTATATAATTTCCTTATGAATGAAGGCAAACATTTCTGGAATAAAATTGATTTTATTGACGTTCCATCCGATTCTTTATTTCTAATGCATTTTAGCAATAATATTGAACATGATGGTAAATATTATGAGTTGAAAAAAGCATCCTATTCCCCGATTGCCACCATATCCTCGAATGAGGAAAAATTTTTTTTAAAAATGTCGAAGAGTTTTCGAAAAAAATTTAAACAAGACGTCAGGGTATTTCATAGAAATAATACCGCTAGGCATCACACACGATCAGATAAAATTGTTTCTTCTGATATTATCAAGTATTTTCGATTTTATAAAAAAATGACTGATTATGAAAGTGAAAAATTTAAACAACTTTTAATTAAATACAACAAGTTATGCCCTGATCATGCTATAATACAAATTGATTATTTAGAAGTGGATAATCGCGATGTCGCAGCACTCTTACATTTAAGATACAAAAATATACTTTCTATGTATCTGATGGTTATAGATAAATATTATAATCCTAAGATCAGTCTAGGAAATATTATTGTTGGTCTAAGCATTAAAAATGAAATTAATAGTGAGATAACAGAATACGACTTTCTTAAAGGAGAAGAATCTTATAAATTTCATTGGTCAAACAAAGGAAAAAGAAGTGTGAGCATAAAATTTTGGCAAGATTGTACTATTTGCAAAATTTCAGCTTTAATTGAAGAGTCAAAAAACATAGGTAAATTAATTCTTAGGTAG
- a CDS encoding DUF362 domain-containing protein: MKRIDRRQFLKVLNFFYLSLVTTLFTSSRTKKCFGDYWRDNLNTNKDYKPIVLRMYNDKATHWDFKKGNYIEYIKNDVVAVLFEEGLKTFTNSCRIKESWLKVLTNYEPGDIITLKPNLNALQLGYNKNICTTPVVINTVIKSLVNSLKVQPNKIYVYDLCVNPKLIEKIIDYPVNCIGKYDNTICGKIQKRMNYGLGGFDKKAKIIMSTPINEDGKNIDCYMPKVLTETKHLINIPTVKSHQFLLLSGAMKNHFGTVRFSNGSQYPTILHNCINHAISDIYRNEHIKQKTRLIIVDGLFGAPLYGTKNYKGRLPVKWKTLGNNSLNSLFFSTDPVATESVLSDIIQKEQSYRKIASKSSEYLKLANKKGLGVVERSISQLYKRIEYIQKDVTT, encoded by the coding sequence ATGAAAAGGATTGATAGAAGACAGTTTCTAAAGGTTTTAAATTTTTTTTATTTGTCATTGGTTACAACTCTTTTTACATCTTCAAGAACTAAAAAATGTTTTGGAGATTACTGGAGAGATAATTTAAATACGAATAAAGATTACAAACCAATTGTATTGAGAATGTATAATGACAAAGCAACCCATTGGGACTTTAAAAAAGGTAACTATATTGAATATATAAAGAATGATGTTGTAGCAGTTTTATTCGAAGAAGGACTAAAGACTTTTACAAACAGTTGTAGGATTAAAGAATCTTGGCTAAAAGTTTTAACAAATTATGAACCTGGTGATATAATTACGTTAAAGCCGAATTTAAACGCATTGCAGTTAGGATACAACAAAAATATTTGTACCACACCTGTGGTAATAAACACTGTTATTAAAAGTTTAGTTAATTCACTAAAAGTACAGCCTAACAAGATTTATGTATACGATTTATGCGTTAATCCTAAATTAATTGAAAAAATCATTGATTACCCAGTAAACTGTATTGGGAAATACGACAATACAATTTGTGGAAAAATACAAAAACGCATGAATTATGGATTAGGAGGATTTGACAAAAAAGCGAAAATAATTATGTCAACCCCTATTAATGAAGATGGAAAAAATATCGACTGTTATATGCCTAAAGTTCTTACTGAAACAAAGCATCTAATCAATATTCCTACAGTGAAATCTCATCAATTCCTTCTACTTTCCGGAGCGATGAAAAATCATTTTGGTACAGTTAGATTCTCGAATGGATCACAATATCCTACAATACTTCACAATTGCATTAATCATGCTATTAGCGATATTTATAGGAATGAACATATAAAACAAAAAACACGATTAATTATAGTAGATGGCCTTTTCGGTGCACCGCTTTATGGTACCAAAAACTATAAAGGCAGACTGCCTGTTAAATGGAAGACTCTTGGCAATAATTCACTAAATAGCCTTTTCTTTTCGACAGATCCTGTTGCGACAGAATCCGTTTTATCAGACATAATCCAAAAGGAGCAAAGCTACAGAAAAATAGCTTCAAAATCCTCAGAATATTTAAAGTTAGCTAACAAGAAGGGACTTGGTGTAGTTGAAAGAAGTATTTCACAATTATATAAAAGAATTGAATATATTCAAAAAGATGTTACAACTTAA
- a CDS encoding formyl transferase gives MSNLRIVVLVSSDPSDIYFANQLIKELNVVGVIIEDQKKNISKIKRIYKLIKMILTPILLSRRLKEHFITNNFYKKYGKKITESNDSMFGEESKRIICSDSCSTYTIYSPETINSKRSIEYIKSLRTDLIAVCGTSIIKNEILSIPKNGVLNLHGGLSQKYRGLWTTHWALINKEPEYIGATVHYVTSGIDDGSIVYQSRPIIQIEDNPETLYAKVVKIGIKMMIRTIKEIQNGTHVCHKLKIKGDLYLSEMMNVILLEKSWKNIEKGILSQYIDNKEKIDIKLESITNAKSYILFN, from the coding sequence ATGTCTAATTTAAGGATTGTTGTATTGGTAAGTTCAGACCCATCCGATATTTATTTTGCCAATCAGCTTATTAAAGAATTAAACGTAGTTGGTGTAATTATTGAAGATCAAAAGAAGAATATCTCAAAAATTAAAAGAATATACAAGCTGATAAAGATGATTTTAACACCGATTCTTTTAAGTCGGAGACTCAAAGAACACTTTATTACAAACAATTTTTATAAAAAATACGGTAAAAAAATTACTGAATCAAATGATTCAATGTTCGGAGAAGAATCAAAAAGAATTATTTGCAGTGATTCCTGTTCTACGTATACTATTTATTCTCCGGAAACGATAAATAGCAAAAGGTCTATCGAGTATATAAAATCGTTACGAACGGATTTAATAGCTGTATGTGGGACATCGATTATAAAGAATGAAATTCTATCGATACCTAAAAATGGTGTGTTAAATCTTCATGGCGGACTTTCTCAAAAATACAGAGGGTTGTGGACAACTCATTGGGCTTTGATAAATAAAGAGCCCGAATATATTGGAGCTACAGTCCATTACGTAACCAGTGGAATTGATGACGGCTCTATAGTTTACCAAAGCAGACCTATCATTCAGATAGAGGATAACCCTGAAACGCTATACGCAAAAGTAGTCAAAATTGGTATTAAGATGATGATAAGGACTATTAAAGAAATACAAAACGGTACTCATGTTTGTCATAAACTTAAAATAAAGGGTGATCTCTATTTGAGTGAAATGATGAATGTCATTTTGCTCGAAAAATCCTGGAAAAATATTGAAAAAGGTATACTTTCACAATATATAGATAATAAAGAAAAAATTGATATAAAATTGGAGTCGATAACTAATGCTAAAAGTTATATTTTATTCAATTAA
- a CDS encoding radical SAM/SPASM domain-containing protein: protein MVINKGINAIKTISSDFVQLYKREIDFYKAVPRHALLFLTFRCTSKCRACTMWKRIVNEKDELNLQQWKNIIKDLSVNGVKIIELFGGDVFLRKELTVELIKYSNELGMVVHMPTNAILLDEETIQEIVDAGLHTLYISVDEIDKNHDKIRGTKGNFDHIIKSIVNLKKVRSLKGSKRPTVYCNTTISKLNIDSIEEIVSFAHKQNFDVCALEYIGEFTEVHVKRSRIDGIYPDPYFLLRGESLLLNNDQAKKLKKTVPKLIKKYKYSDTEMYTLNIDTLSKKNIVSGTVPNTKCYMERNQVTVDPYGNIIACPFFSNYKLGNLSATPLQDIWNNKTHLRFREQQNKNTLKMCSHCIMGVERNYNIIKGMQRIYYKRIHEKLI from the coding sequence ATGGTAATTAATAAAGGTATTAATGCGATAAAAACAATAAGCAGTGACTTTGTTCAATTATATAAGCGTGAGATAGATTTTTACAAGGCAGTACCGCGACATGCATTGTTGTTTTTAACTTTTCGATGCACATCTAAATGCCGTGCATGTACTATGTGGAAAAGAATAGTAAATGAAAAAGATGAGCTAAATCTTCAACAATGGAAAAATATTATAAAAGATTTAAGTGTGAATGGTGTTAAAATAATAGAATTATTCGGTGGCGATGTATTTTTAAGGAAAGAGTTGACAGTTGAGTTGATAAAATATTCAAATGAGTTGGGCATGGTTGTTCATATGCCAACAAACGCAATCCTATTGGACGAAGAGACAATACAAGAGATAGTCGATGCCGGTTTACATACTCTGTATATTTCTGTAGATGAGATAGATAAAAATCACGATAAGATACGTGGTACAAAAGGCAATTTTGATCATATCATTAAATCGATTGTAAATTTAAAAAAAGTGAGAAGTTTAAAAGGATCTAAAAGACCTACGGTATACTGCAATACGACAATATCAAAATTAAACATTGATTCTATTGAAGAAATAGTATCTTTCGCACATAAACAGAATTTTGATGTGTGTGCGTTAGAATATATAGGAGAGTTCACGGAGGTTCATGTTAAAAGATCACGTATTGATGGGATATATCCCGATCCTTACTTCCTTCTTAGAGGAGAGTCGCTTTTGCTAAATAATGATCAAGCAAAGAAGCTTAAAAAAACAGTGCCGAAACTAATCAAAAAGTATAAATACTCAGATACAGAAATGTATACTTTAAATATTGATACACTTTCTAAAAAAAATATTGTTTCCGGAACAGTTCCAAACACAAAGTGTTATATGGAACGAAATCAGGTAACCGTTGATCCGTATGGCAACATCATAGCCTGTCCTTTTTTTTCAAATTATAAACTTGGGAACCTATCTGCTACGCCTTTACAGGATATCTGGAATAATAAAACGCACCTTCGATTTCGAGAACAACAAAATAAGAATACTCTCAAAATGTGTTCACATTGTATCATGGGCGTTGAAAGAAATTATAATATTATCAAGGGAATGCAAAGAATTTACTACAAACGTATTCATGAAAAGTTAATATAA
- a CDS encoding GNAT family N-acetyltransferase codes for MNIYFKIITDLDLLLKYSDAWNKIIEEDEYASIALTPEWFECWWQANQLGPKKSKLHVLILFDRAKVIAIFLLQISKCTFRGVPITKLHSCTDGITPHFDFIISKGYKAFAIDILLYYISKCKRSWDIAIFDKFRDNDKRNLFIEKIGEYKCFKCGKESSLVTPVIRIENGWDKFWKLKSKKFKKSLRNKINRINKAEKITYEQVEKIENAKLSLEQIFNVSSCSWKGECCRSIVDNPIERNFYERISKIGFKKGWSKIWVLNYDNIPIAYEYHLVYKNVAYPLRADYDEAYRNLSPGSFLEYSIIKNLFDSKKIKLYYSCGHCYQYLMNWTDETEKLQQILLFNSNFLSNILYLFEFLLLPILRKNKQFMLLKNIIRGKFNGN; via the coding sequence ATGAATATTTATTTTAAAATAATTACAGACCTTGACTTGCTGCTTAAATATAGCGATGCATGGAACAAAATTATCGAGGAAGATGAATATGCATCTATAGCGTTAACACCTGAATGGTTTGAATGCTGGTGGCAGGCGAATCAATTAGGGCCGAAAAAGAGTAAATTACACGTTCTTATACTCTTTGATAGAGCAAAGGTTATAGCAATATTTCTTCTTCAAATAAGTAAATGTACTTTTCGTGGAGTACCGATAACAAAGCTTCATTCATGTACGGATGGGATCACACCTCATTTCGATTTCATCATTTCAAAAGGGTATAAAGCGTTTGCAATAGATATACTGCTTTATTATATAAGTAAATGTAAAAGAAGCTGGGATATAGCAATATTTGATAAATTTAGAGACAATGATAAACGAAATTTATTTATAGAAAAAATAGGCGAATACAAGTGTTTCAAATGCGGTAAAGAATCCTCTTTGGTCACACCTGTTATAAGAATTGAAAACGGCTGGGATAAATTCTGGAAGTTAAAATCTAAAAAATTTAAAAAGTCATTACGTAACAAAATAAACAGGATTAATAAAGCCGAGAAGATAACCTATGAACAAGTTGAAAAAATTGAAAATGCAAAATTATCATTGGAACAAATTTTTAATGTCTCATCCTGCAGCTGGAAAGGTGAATGTTGTAGATCAATTGTTGATAATCCGATAGAACGTAATTTTTATGAAAGAATTTCGAAGATAGGTTTTAAGAAGGGATGGAGTAAAATTTGGGTGCTGAATTACGACAATATACCAATAGCTTATGAATATCATTTGGTTTACAAGAATGTTGCTTATCCCCTCCGTGCGGATTATGATGAAGCCTATCGCAACTTATCACCTGGTTCTTTCTTAGAATACAGCATTATAAAAAATTTATTTGATAGCAAAAAGATTAAATTATACTATTCATGTGGTCATTGTTATCAATATTTGATGAATTGGACTGATGAAACGGAGAAACTACAACAAATCTTGCTATTTAATTCAAATTTTTTATCTAACATTTTATATTTATTTGAATTTCTATTGTTGCCTATTTTAAGGAAAAACAAACAATTCATGTTATTGAAAAACATAATAAGAGGGAAATTTAATGGTAATTAA